The genomic segment GCACACTGGAACTGATAACAATATAAATACCAATAATACGAACCGTGTGACACCAATGGGTAACACACCTTCCGCACCACTCGGCAAAACGCCTGCTGGCCATCATATGATGCAGTAACCAATGAAAAAGCAGCCTTCGCGCCTAAACGCGACTGCTTTTTTATTTTGGCTCAGAATTAGACAAGTCAACCTACCATGATCAAAAAAAGCCCTCCAGATATGAAGAATCCAGAGGACTTTAATAAATCATTGTTGTGTAGTAAAGAATTAAAATACCTGGCGTCCACGTACCCATACGCCTTGAATGTTCAAGCTGTCATCCAGCAATAGAACATCGGCCTGCTTACCTGCTTCCAGCGTACCTGTGCGGTCTTGAATACGAAGACGTTTGGCTGGATTATAGCTGGCAACGCGGGAAGCATGTTCTACGGTCAAGCCTACGGTTTCAACCAGATAGCGGAAGCCCTTAATCATGGTCAGCGTGCTTCCGGCCAGACTGCTCGATTCGCCTTTCAGCATGGCGATACCGTCTTTGACTTCCACTGGCAGGTCGCCAATGGTATAGTCGCCGTCCGGCATACCCGCAGCGGACATCGCATCCGTTATCAGAATGAGGTTATCATTGGTTTTCAATTTAGCGAGAATAGAAATGCAGGCCGGATGTACGTGAATGCCGTCAGCAATAATTTCGGCATGGATCCGGTCATCGCTAAGAACGGCGCCGGCTGTTCCCGGTTTGCGGTGATGGAGCGGTGTCATGGCATTAAACGTATGCACGCCTTGACGGAGACCGGCTTCCACCGCGGCTTCCACTTCCTCATAAGTAGCATCCGTATGACCCAGGGCGGCATTGATGCCATGCGCATCCATCCAGGCAATAGCGTTCAACGCACCTTCACGCTCTGGAGCCAGGGTAACTTGTTTAATCAATCCAGGATACTGAGTTTCCCAGGCTTCCAGCCATTCCACGTTCGGATTGACGATATGCTCCGGATTTTGGGCCCCAGGCCATTTCGGACTGATAAAAGGTCCTTCCAAATGCACGCCTTCGATGATGGTGTAAGGCATATCCTGTTGTTGGTATTCACTGACTTCCTTCAGCACCTTATCAATCGAAGCTTTAGGAGCGGTCATCGAGGTGGCAAGCATGGCTGTTGTCCCTTGGGAACAGTGGAATGAGGTAATTTTATCAAGCTCTTCCTTGCCAGAATACATGAAGTCCTCGCCACTCCCGCCATGCACATGAACGTCGATGAAGCCTGGAACGATGTATCCGTCTGTTTTTTTGCATCCCGGGATTAACTCCTGCCAACGTTCCGGCAGATTTTGAACCTCGCCCGCATAGACAATGCTGCCGTCTTGAACGGCGACAACGCCTTCTTCAATCACTCCGCCCGGAATAACGACTTTTCCGTACAGCAGTTGGCCTGATACGTCACTCATGATAGCAACCTCCCAGCTCCTTGATCCAGTAACACGACAACGTTAGGGTGACATTGCAAAAGTGATGCCGGGCATTGGGACGTAATCGGCCCCTTTAAGGCCCGTTTGACGATTTCAGCCTTATCTTCTCCGCGAACGAGCAGCAGGATCTGCTTGGCTTTCAAAATGCTTCCTACGCCCATCGTAACGGCCTGAGTTGGTACGTCAGCGAGTGAAGGGAAGAAGCGTGCATTCGCAGTCCGTGTTTTTTCCTGAAGCTCAACGACATGCGTCCCGCCAACAAGGCTTTCATCCGGTTCATTAAATCCGATGTGTCCATTATGTCCCAGTCCAAGAATCTGAAGATCCACCGGGCCATACTCTTCCAGCATCGTATCATAATTTCTGCATTCGGCTTCGAGATCTGCGGCATTACCGTTAGGTACATGCGTATTTTCCATTTTGATATCGATATGGTTAAAGAGCTTGTCGTTCATAAAATAACGGTAGCTCTCGGAATGACCCTCTGGCAGACCTACATATTCATCCAGATTGTAACTGGAAGCTTTGGCAAAGCTGACAAGTCCCTGCTGATTCATTTCAATCAGGCGCCGGTAGATGCCGATCGGCGAACTGCCTGTCGCAAGGCCCAGCACCGACCGC from the Paenibacillus sp. J23TS9 genome contains:
- the nagB gene encoding glucosamine-6-phosphate deaminase, translating into MNIYTFKQEADFISTGASLIASLLHTKPRSVLGLATGSSPIGIYRRLIEMNQQGLVSFAKASSYNLDEYVGLPEGHSESYRYFMNDKLFNHIDIKMENTHVPNGNAADLEAECRNYDTMLEEYGPVDLQILGLGHNGHIGFNEPDESLVGGTHVVELQEKTRTANARFFPSLADVPTQAVTMGVGSILKAKQILLLVRGEDKAEIVKRALKGPITSQCPASLLQCHPNVVVLLDQGAGRLLS
- the nagA gene encoding N-acetylglucosamine-6-phosphate deacetylase; translation: MSDVSGQLLYGKVVIPGGVIEEGVVAVQDGSIVYAGEVQNLPERWQELIPGCKKTDGYIVPGFIDVHVHGGSGEDFMYSGKEELDKITSFHCSQGTTAMLATSMTAPKASIDKVLKEVSEYQQQDMPYTIIEGVHLEGPFISPKWPGAQNPEHIVNPNVEWLEAWETQYPGLIKQVTLAPEREGALNAIAWMDAHGINAALGHTDATYEEVEAAVEAGLRQGVHTFNAMTPLHHRKPGTAGAVLSDDRIHAEIIADGIHVHPACISILAKLKTNDNLILITDAMSAAGMPDGDYTIGDLPVEVKDGIAMLKGESSSLAGSTLTMIKGFRYLVETVGLTVEHASRVASYNPAKRLRIQDRTGTLEAGKQADVLLLDDSLNIQGVWVRGRQVF